A portion of the Stegostoma tigrinum isolate sSteTig4 chromosome 46, sSteTig4.hap1, whole genome shotgun sequence genome contains these proteins:
- the LOC132207372 gene encoding uncharacterized protein LOC132207372, whose translation MPVRDPPSPGPLYPSPSSVRDPPSPDPLDPLQSSVRYPPSPGPLYPSPSSVRDPPPQAHSPHRHRLSDTPASLGSLSPSPLPVRHPPPQALCTHRHCLSETHPPQAHCTQHHRLSEIPPYPGPLNPSPSSVRDLPPPQAHCTHRHHRSEPPPPQAHCTRCHRLSKTHPPPWAHCAHRQGLSVQPLWCHHPHPDHLSETPLSRQTPKPLPLETDPPPHNLPHFRINHPIGIDCQRPPPPPGPPYPSASSVRDPQPLQIYHTHRHRLSETPNLSRPTQPIAIICQRPPASNVTIPIAIIYQSSNPPFGLTGP comes from the coding sequence ATGCCTGTCAGAGACCCACCCTCCCCAGGCCCACTGTACCCATCGCCATCATCTGTGAGAGACCCCCCCTCCCCAGACCCACTGGACCCATTGCAATCATCTGTCAGATACCCACCCTCCCCAGGCCCACTGTACCCTTCGCCATCATCTGTCAGAGACCCCCCTCCCCAGGCCCACAGTCCCCATCGCCATCGTCTGTCAGACACCCCCGCCTCCCTGGGCTCACTGTCCCCATCGCCATTGCCTGTCAGACACCCCCCTCCCCAGGCCCTATGTACCCATCGTCATTGTCTGTCAGAGACCCACCCTCCCCAGGCCCACTGTACCCAACACCATCGTCTGTCAGAGATCCCCCCCTACCCCGGCCCACTGAACCCATCGCCATCGTCTGTCAGagacctcccccctccccaggcCCACTGTACCCATCGCCATCATCGGTCAGAGCCTCCCCCTCCCCAGGCCCACTGTACCCGTTGCCATCGTCTGTCAAAGACCCACCCCCCTCCCTGGGCCCACTGTGCCCATCGCCAAGGTCTGTCAGTGCAGCCCCTCTGGTGTCACCATCCCCATCCAGATCATCTGTCAGAGACCCCACTCTCCAGGCAAACCCCAAAACCATTGCCTCTCGAAACTGACCCGCCACCCCATAATCTCCCCCATTTCCGGATTAACCATCCCATCGGCATCGACTGTCAgagacccccaccccctccgGGCCCACCATACCCATCGGCATCGTCTGTGAGAGACCCCCAACCCCTCCAGATCTACCATACCCATCGCCATCGTCTGTCAGAGACCCCCAACCTCTCCAGGCCCACCCAACCAATCGCCATCATCTGTCAGAGACCCCCCGCTTCCAATGTAACCATTCCCATCGCCATCATCTATCAGAGCTCCAACCCTCCCTTCGGGCTAACCGGCCCATAG